In a genomic window of Hoeflea sp. 108:
- a CDS encoding ABC transporter permease, protein MLRYCLNRLLIGLGMLLALTVLIFVLLQLTPGDPIDAYIDPNVAMSKEAMDALRAQLGLDRPLPVQYLAWLSQAVQGNLGHSLQRFNETVSGLIVSRIGPTLLLMGAGLAIAIIIGIASGIVSAVRRNSLSDYSFSVLALLGISSPAFLTAFLGLYLFSVRLKWAPSGGMLTPASDFSVGDLLHHLILPACVLSIGHAALIMRYMRASMLEVLNQDYVRTARAKGVKEFWVVTKHALRNALLPVVTLIGSTIGLAVGGAIFIESVFNWPGMGLLLISAVETRDYPVIMGATLVIGACVISVNILTDLAYAVIDPRIEVA, encoded by the coding sequence ATGCTCCGCTATTGCCTCAATCGCCTGTTGATCGGGCTCGGCATGCTGCTCGCACTGACAGTGCTGATCTTCGTGCTGCTGCAGCTGACGCCGGGCGATCCGATTGACGCCTATATCGACCCCAACGTTGCCATGTCGAAGGAGGCGATGGACGCGCTTCGCGCCCAGCTCGGCCTCGACCGGCCGCTGCCGGTGCAATATCTCGCCTGGCTGTCGCAGGCCGTGCAGGGCAATCTCGGCCACTCGCTGCAGCGCTTCAACGAGACCGTTTCAGGCCTCATCGTCTCGCGCATCGGCCCGACGCTCCTGTTGATGGGGGCGGGCCTGGCGATCGCGATCATCATAGGCATCGCGTCCGGCATCGTCAGCGCCGTGCGCCGCAACTCCTTGTCCGACTACTCCTTTTCGGTGCTGGCGCTGCTCGGCATTTCGAGCCCGGCCTTCCTGACCGCCTTCCTCGGCCTGTACCTGTTTTCGGTCCGGCTGAAATGGGCGCCGTCCGGCGGCATGCTGACGCCGGCCAGCGATTTTTCGGTCGGCGACCTTCTGCACCACCTGATCCTGCCGGCCTGCGTTCTGTCCATCGGCCATGCCGCGTTGATCATGCGCTACATGCGCGCCTCGATGCTCGAGGTGCTGAACCAGGACTATGTCCGCACCGCCCGCGCCAAGGGCGTTAAGGAGTTCTGGGTGGTGACCAAACATGCGCTGCGCAATGCGCTTCTGCCCGTCGTCACGCTGATCGGCTCGACGATCGGCCTCGCCGTCGGCGGCGCGATCTTCATCGAGAGCGTGTTCAACTGGCCGGGCATGGGCCTGCTTTTGATCAGCGCTGTCGAGACCCGCGACTATCCCGTCATCATGGGGGCGACGCTGGTCATCGGCGCCTGCGTCATATCAGTCAACATCCTGACCGACCTTGCCTATGCCGTCATCGACCCGCGCATCG